One Halorientalis litorea DNA segment encodes these proteins:
- a CDS encoding acyl-CoA dehydrogenase family protein, giving the protein MIGKDTSLTPEERQYLADTIETLETEVFVDGLGSDHFGALDDNEESQADWAEYVRRMGEADLTGIAVPESHGGPGGSFVETVLAEQAIGYAGTIVHACQVSLSQHIGQTMYQHGDEHIHEAYLRPILDGEVVVSQAYTEPSSGTDLPSIGTTAEQAGDEWILNGEKRFIDFAQYGDFYFLPARTSGDDGDREGISLFVVDADTDGIDIRDDMSDWHGFRGTGAAWMAFENVHVPDANLVGEAGGAWPYMNQELNLEHLTVARYCLGASQKALEVAADYTENREVNDRPISDYQAVNHEVAEMATKLDAAYMLNTRAARVLDEDGLSAGRMESAMAKWYGNDLAHEMADDCIQIMGGIATTDNYPIERTQRDVRAGRFLGGASEVMKSITQHYAYKTLTSDEFNPAYVGNELDEVPWRDAKASPPADDD; this is encoded by the coding sequence ATGATCGGAAAAGACACCAGCCTGACACCAGAGGAGCGGCAGTACCTCGCGGACACTATCGAGACGCTGGAGACGGAGGTGTTCGTCGACGGCCTCGGGTCGGACCACTTCGGCGCGCTGGACGACAACGAGGAGTCACAGGCAGACTGGGCGGAGTACGTCCGGCGGATGGGCGAGGCGGACCTGACCGGTATCGCGGTGCCCGAGTCCCACGGCGGTCCCGGCGGGTCGTTCGTGGAGACGGTGTTGGCCGAGCAGGCCATCGGCTACGCCGGGACCATCGTCCACGCCTGTCAGGTGTCGCTGAGCCAGCACATCGGGCAGACGATGTACCAGCACGGGGACGAACACATCCACGAGGCGTACCTGCGGCCGATACTCGACGGCGAGGTGGTCGTCTCGCAGGCCTACACCGAACCCTCCAGCGGGACGGACCTCCCGAGCATCGGCACGACGGCCGAGCAGGCGGGCGACGAGTGGATACTGAACGGGGAGAAACGCTTCATCGACTTCGCCCAGTACGGCGACTTCTACTTCCTGCCCGCCCGGACGAGCGGGGACGACGGTGACCGCGAGGGTATCTCGCTGTTCGTCGTCGACGCCGACACCGACGGCATCGACATCCGCGACGACATGTCCGACTGGCACGGCTTCCGCGGCACGGGCGCGGCGTGGATGGCCTTCGAGAACGTCCACGTCCCCGACGCGAACCTCGTCGGCGAGGCGGGTGGCGCGTGGCCGTACATGAACCAGGAACTCAACCTCGAACACCTCACCGTCGCCCGCTACTGTCTCGGTGCGAGTCAGAAAGCACTGGAAGTCGCGGCCGACTACACGGAGAACCGCGAGGTGAACGACCGACCGATTTCGGACTATCAGGCCGTCAATCACGAAGTCGCGGAGATGGCGACGAAACTCGACGCCGCCTACATGCTCAACACCCGCGCCGCCCGCGTGCTGGACGAGGACGGCCTCTCGGCCGGCCGCATGGAGAGCGCGATGGCGAAGTGGTACGGGAACGACCTCGCCCACGAGATGGCCGACGACTGCATCCAGATTATGGGCGGCATCGCCACGACGGACAACTACCCGATAGAGCGGACCCAGCGGGACGTGCGGGCCGGACGCTTCCTCGGCGGTGCCAGCGAAGTGATGAAGAGCATCACCCAACACTACGCGTACAAGACGCTGACCAGCGACGAGTTCAACCCTGCCTACGTGGGGAACGAACTCGACGAGGTGCCGTGGCGCGACGCGAAGGCGTCACCGCCGGCCGACGACGACTGA
- a CDS encoding YeeE/YedE family protein produces MSDRHPLFMPLVLVGGVIFGFGLGFSHMARPEVVLNFLQFEDFGLVFVMFGGAAVTGVAFFLAPRLFDRAPLTGTGFERRLKSFDRNVLVGGALFGVGWGLSGICPGAAYASLGVGNVTILWALAGMFLGAYAQGLWRSRAADADTAVTGAD; encoded by the coding sequence ATGAGCGACCGCCACCCGCTGTTCATGCCGCTGGTGCTCGTCGGCGGCGTAATATTCGGATTCGGGCTCGGGTTCAGCCACATGGCCCGCCCCGAGGTGGTGCTGAACTTCCTCCAGTTCGAGGATTTCGGACTGGTGTTCGTGATGTTCGGCGGTGCCGCAGTCACGGGCGTCGCCTTCTTCCTCGCCCCGCGACTGTTCGACCGCGCGCCGCTGACCGGCACGGGGTTCGAGCGTCGACTGAAGTCGTTCGACCGGAACGTACTGGTGGGCGGTGCCCTCTTCGGCGTCGGGTGGGGCCTCTCGGGCATCTGTCCCGGTGCGGCCTACGCTAGCCTCGGCGTCGGGAACGTCACGATTCTCTGGGCACTCGCCGGGATGTTCCTCGGCGCGTACGCCCAGGGGTTGTGGCGGAGTCGCGCAGCCGACGCCGACACCGCGGTGACGGGTGCGGACTAG
- a CDS encoding YeeE/YedE family protein, translated as MTDPVPLQLGVELFPNGVSRYAVGGLLVGLGATVIYLGTGISAGASTFLESTLSYVSEQSRFQQYVASRDWRVVFTLGIVLGGLAFAATVQSGLLTSSLYTAGTTGELYEIGSLTLWQTTVQPWRLFVGGVFVGIGTRVGKGCTSGHGVCGVGSASKTSIVGVVTFLLVAILTAQLVAAMGVTP; from the coding sequence GTGACTGATCCAGTACCACTGCAGTTGGGCGTCGAGCTGTTCCCGAACGGGGTCAGTCGCTACGCCGTCGGGGGCCTGCTGGTCGGACTCGGCGCGACGGTCATCTACCTCGGAACGGGCATCAGTGCCGGTGCGAGTACGTTCCTCGAATCGACGCTGTCGTACGTCTCCGAGCAATCGCGCTTCCAGCAGTACGTCGCCTCGCGGGACTGGCGCGTCGTGTTCACGCTCGGCATCGTCCTCGGCGGCCTCGCGTTCGCGGCGACGGTCCAGTCCGGCCTCCTCACGAGTTCGCTCTATACGGCCGGAACGACCGGTGAACTGTACGAGATTGGGAGCCTGACGCTCTGGCAGACCACCGTGCAACCGTGGCGGCTGTTCGTCGGCGGCGTCTTCGTCGGAATCGGCACCCGCGTCGGCAAAGGCTGCACGTCCGGCCACGGCGTCTGTGGCGTCGGCTCGGCGTCGAAGACGTCCATCGTCGGCGTCGTCACCTTCCTGCTCGTCGCCATCCTGACCGCACAACTCGTCGCGGCGATGGGGGTGACGCCCTGA
- a CDS encoding DUF7512 family protein — MIDVTTLSPAAQAGVLVGAVLVEAIILYVGYGIVEQAVGERLIDRIKST, encoded by the coding sequence ATGATAGACGTGACGACACTCTCGCCCGCGGCACAGGCTGGTGTCCTCGTCGGGGCCGTCCTCGTCGAGGCCATCATCCTCTACGTGGGCTACGGTATCGTCGAACAGGCCGTCGGAGAGAGACTGATAGACCGCATCAAGAGTACATAA
- a CDS encoding IclR family transcriptional regulator yields MIESSRNSLSVLEAIHDTDEGGVTVVAEETGLAKSTVHDHVETLIELGYVVRTDEGLRLSYRFLGFGLDLRRRTRASAEAAAKVTQLANRTGERAHYIVEEGGDAVFLFSETGENAVETDVSPGYREPLYATASGTAILAHLPEDRIDAIVAAIDFESVDRESVADEAALRQELDRVRSADVAYNEGEYIRNLWSVAAPVFDGDGRLLGSMSVSAPVHRLQHEGVRDDLRATLLETVNELELDIAYA; encoded by the coding sequence GTGATCGAATCGAGTCGGAACTCGCTGTCGGTCCTCGAAGCGATTCACGACACCGACGAGGGTGGCGTAACGGTCGTCGCCGAGGAGACGGGCTTGGCCAAGAGCACCGTTCACGACCACGTCGAGACGTTAATCGAACTCGGGTACGTCGTGCGGACGGACGAGGGCCTTCGACTCTCCTACCGGTTCCTCGGGTTCGGTCTCGACCTCCGTCGCCGGACGCGAGCGAGTGCCGAGGCAGCGGCGAAGGTGACCCAACTCGCGAACCGAACCGGCGAGCGCGCCCACTACATCGTCGAAGAGGGCGGTGATGCCGTCTTTCTGTTCTCCGAGACCGGCGAGAACGCCGTCGAGACGGACGTTTCGCCCGGGTACCGCGAGCCGCTGTACGCGACGGCGAGCGGTACGGCGATTCTCGCGCACCTCCCCGAGGACCGAATCGACGCCATCGTCGCGGCCATCGACTTCGAGTCGGTCGACCGGGAGAGCGTCGCCGACGAGGCGGCTCTCAGACAGGAACTCGACCGGGTGCGTTCGGCGGACGTGGCCTACAACGAGGGCGAGTATATCCGGAACCTCTGGTCGGTCGCTGCCCCGGTCTTCGACGGCGACGGCCGACTGCTCGGCAGCATGAGTGTCTCGGCACCGGTCCATCGGCTACAACACGAGGGCGTGCGAGACGACCTCAGGGCGACGCTGCTGGAGACGGTCAACGAACTCGAACTCGACATCGCGTACGCCTGA
- a CDS encoding MBL fold metallo-hydrolase, whose amino-acid sequence MNAEDFPTPDVEVESVAPETLKDRIDAGEAVTLLDARMSSDYEEWRIDGENVDSVNVPYFEFLEDDIDDEVLDAIPSDREVTVLCAKGGASEYVAGTLAERGYDVNHLEDGMNGWASIYDAVEVTDYDGAGTLLQYQRPSSGCLGYLLYDDGEAAIIDPLRAFTERYLDDAADLGVDLTYALDTHIHADHISGVRELDAAGVEGVIPEPAVDRGVTYADELTTPADGDTFTVGDATIEAVHTPGHTTGMTSYLVDDSLLATGDGLFVESVARPDLEEGDEGAPDAARMLYETLQERVLTLPDETLVGGAHFSDAAVPADDGTYVAPIGDLVAEMDALTMDEDEFVDLILSDMPPRPANYEDIIATNLGQNAVDDEEAFTLELGPNNCAASQESLAGD is encoded by the coding sequence ATGAACGCTGAAGACTTCCCGACGCCGGATGTCGAAGTCGAATCGGTCGCACCCGAGACGCTGAAAGACCGCATCGACGCGGGCGAGGCCGTGACGCTCCTCGACGCGCGGATGAGTTCGGACTACGAGGAGTGGCGTATCGACGGCGAGAACGTCGACTCGGTCAACGTCCCGTACTTCGAGTTCCTCGAGGACGACATCGACGACGAGGTGCTCGACGCGATTCCGAGCGACCGCGAGGTGACCGTCCTGTGTGCGAAGGGCGGCGCGAGCGAGTACGTCGCCGGGACGCTCGCCGAGCGCGGGTACGACGTGAACCACCTCGAAGACGGGATGAACGGCTGGGCCAGTATCTACGACGCCGTCGAGGTCACCGACTACGACGGTGCCGGCACGCTGCTCCAGTACCAGCGCCCTTCCAGTGGCTGTCTGGGCTACCTGCTCTACGACGACGGGGAGGCAGCTATCATCGACCCACTACGTGCCTTCACCGAGCGCTACCTCGACGACGCCGCGGACCTCGGTGTCGACCTGACGTACGCGCTGGACACGCACATTCACGCCGACCACATCTCGGGCGTCCGCGAACTCGACGCGGCGGGCGTCGAGGGCGTCATTCCCGAACCTGCGGTCGACCGCGGCGTCACCTACGCCGACGAACTGACGACGCCCGCCGACGGCGACACGTTCACCGTCGGGGACGCGACCATCGAAGCCGTCCACACGCCCGGCCACACGACGGGGATGACCTCCTACCTCGTCGACGACAGCCTGCTGGCTACCGGTGACGGTCTGTTCGTCGAGAGCGTCGCCCGTCCGGACCTCGAAGAGGGCGACGAGGGCGCGCCCGACGCTGCGCGCATGCTCTACGAGACGCTCCAAGAGCGCGTTCTCACGCTCCCCGACGAGACGCTCGTCGGCGGTGCGCACTTCAGCGACGCCGCGGTGCCCGCCGACGACGGCACGTACGTCGCACCCATCGGCGACCTCGTCGCGGAGATGGACGCGCTCACCATGGACGAAGACGAGTTCGTCGACCTCATCCTCTCGGACATGCCGCCCCGGCCGGCCAACTACGAGGACATCATCGCGACGAACCTCGGACAGAACGCTGTCGACGACGAGGAGGCGTTCACGCTGGAACTCGGTCCGAACAACTGCGCCGCGAGCCAAGAGTCGCTCGCGGGTGACTGA
- a CDS encoding universal stress protein, whose amino-acid sequence MRVVYATDLSAASEAAIENETCLNCLGRIGVETFHLVTVIPSNVHAGMPGMNFEERRQRGLDRYRRVIEDAGFEVETHVVRGTPHRRINGIAEAVRADLTLVGSRGQSPLENRVIGSTARNLARTTVVPLVVNRVERADDDPEVLREHLFQRILYATDFSENAERAFDAFSYLRHATEEATLVHVESPKEPPAADTREELADLADTLEQWDIETETRVGQGDPADEILAVEDEVTPSTVLLGSRGQSRLRRLLLGSVSEEIVARAAGNVFLVPPPRTA is encoded by the coding sequence ATGAGAGTAGTGTACGCGACAGACCTCTCGGCGGCCAGTGAGGCGGCGATCGAGAACGAGACCTGCCTGAACTGTCTCGGACGCATCGGCGTCGAGACGTTCCACCTCGTGACCGTCATCCCGTCGAACGTCCACGCGGGGATGCCCGGCATGAACTTCGAGGAACGCCGCCAACGCGGCCTCGACCGGTACCGGCGCGTCATCGAGGATGCCGGGTTCGAGGTGGAGACCCACGTCGTCCGCGGGACGCCCCACCGCCGCATCAACGGCATCGCAGAGGCCGTCCGCGCCGACCTGACGCTGGTCGGGTCGCGCGGGCAGAGCCCGCTCGAAAACCGGGTCATCGGGTCGACGGCCCGGAACCTCGCGCGGACCACCGTCGTCCCGCTGGTGGTCAACCGGGTCGAACGCGCCGACGACGACCCCGAGGTACTCCGTGAACACCTCTTCCAGCGGATACTCTACGCGACCGACTTCTCGGAGAACGCCGAGCGAGCCTTCGACGCGTTCTCGTACCTCCGACACGCCACCGAGGAGGCGACGCTCGTCCACGTCGAGTCGCCGAAGGAGCCGCCAGCCGCGGACACGCGCGAGGAACTGGCGGACCTCGCAGACACGCTCGAACAGTGGGATATCGAGACCGAAACCCGGGTCGGGCAGGGCGACCCCGCCGACGAGATTCTCGCCGTCGAGGACGAGGTGACGCCTTCGACCGTACTGCTCGGGTCGCGCGGGCAGAGCCGCCTCCGACGACTGTTGCTCGGGAGCGTCTCCGAGGAGATCGTCGCACGGGCGGCCGGGAACGTCTTCCTCGTGCCGCCGCCTCGGACGGCCTGA
- a CDS encoding inorganic phosphate transporter: MEPSLLALFLVAGLASLFMAWVIGAGSSGATPFAPAVGANAISTMRAAFVVGLFGLAGAVTQGGNVSEAVGRGLVGGVSLPATGVIVALGIGATLMAVGIYTGYPIATAFTVTGAVIGVGLALGGTPVWAKYQQIGTVWVLTPFVGGGIAYGIASVLPREDVPEWASVPVLAGVVGLVLANVRFASLGPGGAPGSLARFGARSVGFGGWVAPLALSLGLAVVVAAVVHADVRHDESGALTRVLLTLGSLVAFSAGGSQVGLAVGPLLPLLDDAGMLSPVVVLAGGGVGILVGSWTGAPRMIKSLAQDYSSLGPRRSIAALVPSFLIAQVAVLFGVPVSFNEIVVSAIIGSGAAVGGGGAVSARKIFVTVGAWAGSFVLAFAAGYGSMTALAMA, translated from the coding sequence ATGGAACCCTCACTTCTCGCGTTGTTCCTCGTCGCCGGACTCGCCAGTCTGTTCATGGCGTGGGTCATCGGTGCCGGGTCGAGCGGCGCGACGCCGTTCGCGCCCGCGGTCGGTGCCAACGCCATCTCGACGATGCGCGCCGCATTCGTCGTCGGTCTCTTCGGCCTCGCCGGTGCCGTCACGCAGGGTGGAAACGTGTCCGAAGCGGTCGGGCGCGGCCTCGTCGGCGGCGTCAGTCTCCCGGCCACGGGCGTCATCGTCGCGCTGGGTATCGGCGCGACGCTCATGGCGGTCGGTATCTACACCGGCTACCCCATCGCCACGGCGTTCACCGTCACGGGGGCCGTCATCGGCGTCGGCCTCGCGCTCGGCGGGACGCCAGTCTGGGCGAAGTACCAGCAAATCGGAACTGTCTGGGTGCTCACGCCGTTCGTCGGCGGCGGTATCGCCTACGGTATCGCCAGCGTCCTCCCCCGCGAGGACGTGCCGGAGTGGGCGAGCGTCCCGGTTCTCGCGGGCGTGGTCGGCCTCGTGTTGGCCAACGTCCGGTTCGCCTCTCTCGGCCCCGGCGGTGCCCCCGGGTCGCTCGCCCGGTTCGGTGCCCGTTCGGTCGGATTCGGTGGGTGGGTCGCTCCGCTCGCGCTCTCGCTCGGCCTCGCCGTCGTCGTCGCGGCCGTCGTCCACGCCGACGTTCGCCACGACGAGTCGGGCGCGCTCACGCGCGTCCTGCTGACCCTCGGGTCGCTCGTCGCGTTCTCGGCCGGTGGCAGTCAGGTCGGCCTCGCAGTCGGCCCGCTCTTGCCCCTGCTCGACGACGCGGGGATGCTCTCGCCGGTCGTCGTCCTCGCGGGCGGCGGGGTCGGCATCCTCGTCGGGTCCTGGACCGGCGCGCCCCGGATGATAAAGTCACTCGCACAGGACTACTCCTCGCTGGGGCCGCGCCGCTCCATCGCCGCACTCGTCCCGTCGTTCCTCATCGCGCAGGTGGCGGTGCTGTTCGGTGTCCCCGTCTCGTTCAACGAAATCGTCGTCAGTGCCATCATCGGGAGCGGCGCGGCCGTCGGTGGCGGCGGCGCGGTGAGCGCGCGGAAAATCTTCGTCACCGTCGGCGCGTGGGCGGGGTCGTTCGTTCTCGCGTTCGCCGCGGGGTACGGGTCGATGACCGCCCTCGCGATGGCCTAA
- a CDS encoding MFS transporter, producing MNIYRSIKDELTELWGGGKGKSLVVIASGWGVLLGARMVYPVLLPYLRESFGLSLTVAGLLVTVLWLGSALGQLPGGILADRYSERVVMTAGAVVVAAALVVVTVAPTPLALFLATGLVGLGQSLYPIARITILSETYPGRIGSALGVTMATGDLGQTVFPPVAGVLAVAVAWQAGIGFLVPLLVLVGGLLWVVLPAQTPTESAMDTLSAGSARYVIGELRRANMTFVAFILFLYILVWQSFTGFYPTYLVEQKGLASSTAGLLFSVFFAFGVVVKPIAGAAYDRIGMRNALVLVLVGPVAGLVLLPFVSGFVPLFAITALVSTMLGSGAITQSFLSDAIPDDIRGTGLGVVRTVAATLGALGPVLFGAVADRGYFDEGYLLLAVVLLAVVLLTLRLPRAAAS from the coding sequence ATGAATATTTATAGATCTATCAAGGATGAATTAACCGAGCTGTGGGGCGGCGGAAAGGGCAAGTCACTCGTCGTCATCGCGAGCGGGTGGGGCGTGTTGCTGGGTGCGCGGATGGTCTACCCGGTGTTGTTGCCGTATCTTCGGGAGTCGTTCGGTCTGAGCCTCACCGTCGCGGGGCTGTTGGTGACGGTGTTGTGGCTCGGGTCCGCGCTCGGCCAACTGCCGGGGGGTATCCTCGCGGACCGCTACAGCGAACGCGTGGTCATGACGGCGGGAGCGGTCGTCGTCGCCGCCGCGCTCGTCGTCGTCACGGTCGCGCCCACGCCGTTGGCACTGTTTCTCGCCACGGGACTCGTCGGACTGGGCCAGTCGCTCTACCCCATCGCGCGGATAACGATTCTTTCGGAGACGTATCCCGGGCGCATCGGGAGCGCGCTCGGCGTGACGATGGCGACGGGTGACCTCGGTCAGACCGTCTTCCCGCCGGTCGCTGGCGTCCTCGCCGTCGCCGTGGCGTGGCAGGCGGGCATCGGTTTCCTCGTCCCGTTGTTGGTCCTCGTGGGTGGGCTCCTGTGGGTCGTGCTTCCGGCACAGACGCCGACCGAGAGCGCGATGGACACGCTCTCGGCCGGGAGTGCCCGGTACGTCATCGGAGAGCTGCGTCGCGCGAACATGACCTTCGTGGCCTTCATCCTCTTTCTGTACATCCTCGTCTGGCAGTCGTTCACCGGGTTCTACCCGACCTATCTGGTCGAGCAGAAGGGGTTGGCCTCTTCGACGGCGGGACTGCTGTTCAGCGTCTTCTTCGCCTTCGGCGTCGTCGTCAAGCCGATTGCCGGTGCGGCCTACGACCGCATCGGGATGCGCAACGCCTTGGTCCTCGTCCTCGTGGGTCCGGTCGCCGGACTCGTCCTGTTGCCGTTCGTCAGCGGGTTCGTGCCGCTGTTCGCGATTACTGCCCTCGTGAGTACGATGCTGGGGTCCGGGGCGATTACCCAGTCGTTCCTCTCGGACGCGATTCCCGACGACATCCGAGGGACCGGTCTCGGCGTCGTCCGCACCGTCGCCGCCACGCTGGGCGCGCTCGGCCCGGTGCTGTTCGGTGCCGTCGCGGACCGCGGCTACTTCGACGAGGGGTACCTGCTGTTGGCAGTCGTGCTGCTCGCCGTCGTCCTCCTGACGCTGCGCCTGCCACGGGCCGCGGCGTCGTGA
- a CDS encoding helix-turn-helix domain-containing protein → MPDSMSEQLQRDMQCEGLLECFHGLKQLDRDVFQALVDTGEPLTVDEIADAVDRERSTAYRAVQRLLQSGFIQKEQVNYDQGGYYHVYRPSDPSKIADDMQRLLNDWYAKMGQLIQEFETKYDEGDASAPSVEG, encoded by the coding sequence ATGCCAGACTCGATGTCGGAACAACTCCAACGAGACATGCAGTGTGAGGGTCTGTTGGAGTGTTTCCACGGTCTCAAGCAGCTCGACAGGGACGTGTTCCAAGCACTCGTCGACACAGGGGAACCCCTCACCGTCGACGAAATCGCCGACGCCGTCGACCGGGAACGCTCGACGGCGTACCGAGCCGTCCAGCGGCTCCTCCAGTCGGGGTTCATCCAGAAAGAGCAGGTCAACTACGACCAGGGTGGCTACTACCACGTCTACCGCCCCTCCGACCCCTCGAAAATCGCCGACGACATGCAGCGGCTCCTCAACGACTGGTACGCCAAGATGGGCCAACTCATCCAGGAGTTCGAGACGAAGTACGACGAGGGCGACGCGTCGGCCCCCTCCGTCGAGGGCTGA
- a CDS encoding sulfite exporter TauE/SafE family protein has protein sequence MDVFGISLALLLLFVGFGLLIGVLFGFFGMGGSFLVTPALIVMGYPSRVAVGSGLAFVFGTSVIATLKHRDLGQVDYKLGVLMIAGTTAGIEVGKEIVLHLEELGLAGSIISVTYVFLLGAIGLFVTYEALKGDDDGGIDHDAADAAVDDADIPDIAKTIQSYRVPPMMSLRGGVQVSLWMILGVAFATGLLSGFLGVGGGFIRMPALFYLIGVPVPIAVGTDLFEIVFSGGIGSFLYAMDGGVDLSIVLPLLAGSALGARVGSAATSIVDEEDIKVYFGLMLLGGSVAVAVREAGNVYGIGVFDTVSLLLILGSALLVSGAVVYSSITALREQSQSTAPTAD, from the coding sequence ATGGACGTGTTCGGAATCAGCCTGGCGTTGCTGTTGTTGTTCGTCGGGTTCGGCCTCCTCATCGGCGTCCTGTTCGGGTTCTTCGGCATGGGGGGGTCCTTCCTCGTCACACCGGCACTGATTGTGATGGGGTACCCGTCACGCGTCGCAGTCGGGAGCGGTCTCGCGTTCGTGTTCGGGACTTCCGTCATCGCGACGCTGAAACACCGTGACCTCGGACAGGTCGACTACAAACTCGGCGTACTGATGATAGCTGGGACGACAGCTGGCATCGAAGTCGGGAAGGAAATCGTCCTGCACCTAGAGGAGTTGGGACTGGCAGGGAGCATCATCAGCGTCACGTACGTCTTCCTGCTCGGAGCCATCGGCCTCTTCGTCACCTACGAGGCACTGAAGGGTGACGACGACGGCGGCATCGACCACGACGCGGCGGACGCGGCCGTCGACGACGCCGACATTCCCGACATCGCGAAGACGATTCAGTCCTACCGGGTGCCCCCGATGATGTCGCTCCGCGGCGGCGTGCAGGTGTCGCTGTGGATGATTCTCGGCGTGGCGTTCGCCACCGGCCTCCTCTCCGGGTTCCTCGGCGTCGGTGGCGGGTTCATCCGCATGCCCGCGTTGTTCTACCTCATCGGCGTGCCCGTACCCATCGCCGTCGGGACGGACCTGTTCGAAATCGTCTTCTCGGGCGGTATCGGGTCGTTCCTCTACGCGATGGACGGCGGTGTCGACCTCTCCATCGTCCTCCCGCTGCTGGCCGGGAGCGCGCTCGGTGCGCGGGTCGGCTCGGCGGCCACCAGCATCGTCGACGAGGAGGACATCAAGGTGTACTTCGGCCTGATGCTGCTCGGTGGCTCCGTCGCCGTCGCCGTCCGGGAAGCCGGTAACGTCTACGGCATCGGCGTGTTCGACACGGTTAGCCTCCTGCTGATACTCGGCTCCGCGCTCCTGGTCAGCGGTGCCGTCGTCTACAGCAGCATCACGGCACTCCGCGAGCAGTCCCAATCCACGGCACCCACCGCCGACTGA
- the trxA gene encoding thioredoxin, translating to MTTDTASEASSATPDEPIHVDGQAALDDAVDAHDVVLADFYADWCGPCQMLEPIVEAIAAETDAAVAKVDVDVNQQLASAYGVRGVPTLVLFADGEQVEELVGVQPEEQLRSIVEHYTG from the coding sequence ATGACAACCGACACCGCTTCCGAGGCCAGTAGTGCCACGCCGGACGAACCGATTCACGTCGACGGGCAGGCGGCCCTCGACGACGCCGTAGACGCACACGATGTCGTGCTCGCGGACTTCTACGCCGACTGGTGTGGGCCGTGTCAGATGCTCGAACCCATCGTGGAGGCAATCGCGGCGGAAACCGACGCCGCCGTCGCGAAGGTGGACGTCGACGTCAACCAGCAACTCGCCAGTGCCTACGGCGTCCGGGGCGTCCCGACGCTCGTCCTGTTCGCCGACGGCGAGCAAGTCGAGGAACTGGTCGGGGTTCAACCCGAAGAACAACTGCGTTCCATCGTCGAACACTACACCGGCTGA